In the Telopea speciosissima isolate NSW1024214 ecotype Mountain lineage chromosome 2, Tspe_v1, whole genome shotgun sequence genome, one interval contains:
- the LOC122650680 gene encoding protein FAR1-RELATED SEQUENCE 5-like, with translation MDNVQPKSILTNEDPTIMREIRHVFPSSIHRLCGWHLEKHRTSHMGPLYKKYPHLKNAYYSCIHDSKTITEFEQKWDGMIERFNLQDHKWLRRQFKQRKHWVPCYFPDIFFAGMSITQRGESMNKYFKGFFSPSTPICEFITQYDEAVKKGREKEANVDIKCMTSLPCLHTEHKIEKQARLIYTAKVFGVFFKEWCACFGLVAKVIEFDIHERRYRVFSEDGSREIDLNYVIDNEDGEMSSCSCKKFEQLGLLSRHILKVYVITDRSEIPQTYVLRRWTKGANTSVGEHRGGSSQQQTL, from the coding sequence ATGGACAATGTCCAACCAAAGTCTATATTGACCAACGAGGACCCGACTATAATGAGAGAAATTAGACATGTTTTCCCATCTTCTATACATCGTCTCTGTGGTTGGCATTTGGAGAAGCATAGGACCAGTCACATGGGGCCCTTATACAAGAAATACCCCCATCTGAAGAATGCATATTATAGTTGCATACATGATTCGAAAACAATTACAGAGTTTGAGCAAAAATGGGACGGAATGATTGAGAGATTCAATTTACAAGACCATAAATGGTTGAGGAGACAGTTCAAACAAAGGAAGCATTGGGTTCCATGTTACTTTCCTGACATATTTTTTGCTGGTATGAGCATAACCCAGAGAGGTGAGTCAATGAACAAGtacttcaaaggcttcttcagTCCATCTACTCCAATTTGTGAATTTATTACACAATATGATGAGGCTGttaagaaaggaagagaaaaggaagcgAACGTAGACATCAAATGCATGACCTCCTTACCATGTTTGCATACAGAGCATAAAATTGAGAAGCAAGCCAGGCTTATTTATACAGCGAAGgtgtttggggttttctttaaAGAATGGTGTGCATGCTTTGGACTTGTGGCTAAGGTTATAGAATTTGATATCCACGAGAGAAGGTATAGGGTATTTTCAGAGGATGGTAGTCGAGAAATTGACTTGAACTATGTGATTGACAATGAAGATGGTGAAATGAGCAGTTGTAGCTGTAAGAAGTTCGAGCAGTTAGGGTTACTGTCCAGGCATATACTAAAGGTGTATGTAATAACGGACAGATCCGAGATTCCCCAAACCTACGTTTTACGTAGATGGACCAAAGGTGCTAATACTAGTGTTGGAGAACATCGTGGGGGCTCATCTCAGCAGCAGACCCTGTAG